A section of the Spirosoma pollinicola genome encodes:
- a CDS encoding bile acid:sodium symporter family protein: MKAETNDRSSYSNLIYTALIIIAAVLAMVFPAPFTRLGDFPMKKLILPLIQIIMLGMGTTMSVKDFEGVIKQPKAVFVGVACHFLIMPLLGFTLANVFNFPPEIAAGVVLIGCSPSGLASNVMCFIAKANVPLSITVTTISTLLAPFLMPALMTLLAGQFIEISFWKMMVEIIQIVIFPVLIGLALNRIFHKSTVVLNRIMPVISMAGIVLIVAIITATGRDSLLTVGWTLALCVLIHNLTGFTLGYWSARIFGMDEQSCRTVALEVGLQNGGLASGIAVQMGKVATVGLAPVLFSSVMNTTGSLLATYWSQNPPKEIRLSETVIAQGVSSRDV, from the coding sequence ATGAAAGCCGAAACCAATGACCGCTCGTCTTATAGCAATTTGATTTATACGGCCCTAATCATCATAGCGGCAGTTTTGGCAATGGTGTTTCCCGCCCCCTTTACCAGGCTGGGCGACTTCCCCATGAAAAAGCTGATTTTACCCTTAATTCAGATTATTATGCTGGGGATGGGTACCACCATGTCGGTCAAAGATTTCGAGGGGGTCATTAAACAGCCAAAAGCGGTATTCGTTGGTGTAGCGTGCCACTTTCTTATCATGCCATTACTGGGTTTTACGCTGGCGAACGTGTTTAACTTTCCGCCCGAAATTGCCGCTGGTGTTGTATTGATAGGGTGTTCGCCCAGCGGGTTGGCCTCCAACGTCATGTGCTTTATTGCCAAAGCGAACGTGCCCTTATCCATCACCGTCACAACGATATCTACACTGCTGGCTCCATTCCTGATGCCCGCCCTAATGACCTTACTGGCGGGACAGTTCATCGAAATTTCGTTCTGGAAGATGATGGTCGAAATTATACAGATCGTTATTTTTCCTGTTCTGATCGGGCTGGCACTGAACCGTATTTTCCACAAGTCGACCGTTGTCCTGAACCGGATCATGCCCGTTATTTCGATGGCGGGCATTGTGCTGATTGTGGCCATTATTACGGCTACCGGCCGCGATAGCCTGCTCACGGTGGGCTGGACACTGGCCTTGTGTGTATTGATCCACAACCTGACGGGTTTTACGCTGGGCTACTGGAGTGCCCGTATATTCGGTATGGACGAACAAAGCTGCCGAACAGTAGCACTTGAAGTTGGATTGCAAAACGGCGGACTGGCGTCTGGCATCGCTGTTCAAATGGGTAAAGTGGCTACGGTTGGGCTGGCCCCTGTTCTCTTCAGTTCTGTCATGAACACGACGGGTTCGCTATTGGCGACCTACTGGAGTCAGAACCCACCCAAAGAAATTAGGCTGAGTGAAACAGTTATTGCTCAGGGAGTATCGTCGCGAGACGTTTGA
- a CDS encoding MarR family winged helix-turn-helix transcriptional regulator, which produces MNTGHDQQGANSIETYCIAGRLRMLARVVTGRYNEAFVSENVTFAQAGLLMHIFAQPGVRQAELSKRFQIEKSAMSRDVQLLQKKGWLTDNLRNGLFLTEEGRLLAKRCHKIWKVLNEQIHQDLGMDAVNGLTTFSDTVLTKLLPNK; this is translated from the coding sequence ATGAACACCGGGCATGATCAACAAGGAGCTAACTCAATCGAAACCTATTGTATTGCTGGCAGACTCCGGATGCTGGCACGAGTTGTAACGGGTCGCTACAACGAAGCCTTCGTATCGGAAAACGTCACGTTTGCACAGGCGGGATTGCTTATGCACATCTTCGCACAACCGGGCGTGAGGCAGGCCGAATTGTCGAAACGGTTTCAGATCGAAAAATCGGCTATGAGCCGGGATGTACAACTGCTGCAAAAGAAAGGCTGGTTGACGGATAACCTGCGTAACGGCTTATTTCTGACTGAAGAGGGACGGCTATTGGCCAAACGATGCCACAAAATATGGAAGGTGCTCAATGAGCAGATTCACCAAGACCTTGGTATGGATGCGGTGAACGGCCTGACTACCTTTTCAGATACTGTATTGACTAAGCTTTTACCAAACAAATAG
- a CDS encoding DinB family protein encodes MTTELLTQLWQFNQASASGPVNKLTPDNYRNRLTLETASAGFIALHTAEVMHRFALMLFGREVAIPLQAVGGVSDDGKPLDLALVRQLFDDSFAMITAHIQQTTDEQWAGIVPSPFGDVSRMQLLTFLMHHNSYHAGQLAQAIKKGTTFAVPEQV; translated from the coding sequence ATGACAACAGAACTTTTAACCCAACTCTGGCAGTTCAATCAGGCTTCCGCATCCGGCCCTGTCAACAAGTTAACACCCGATAATTACCGGAATCGCCTGACACTCGAAACCGCTTCGGCAGGCTTCATTGCGTTGCATACTGCCGAGGTTATGCACCGGTTTGCGTTAATGCTGTTTGGCCGGGAAGTCGCCATTCCTCTACAGGCAGTTGGGGGCGTTTCGGACGATGGTAAGCCGCTCGATCTGGCGTTGGTAAGGCAATTGTTCGACGATAGTTTCGCCATGATTACCGCCCACATTCAGCAAACGACAGATGAGCAATGGGCCGGGATCGTTCCATCACCTTTTGGCGACGTATCGCGTATGCAGTTGCTTACCTTCCTCATGCACCACAACTCTTATCATGCCGGGCAATTAGCTCAGGCCATCAAAAAAGGGACAACGTTTGCTGTACCGGAACAGGTCTGA
- a CDS encoding DUF4442 domain-containing protein, giving the protein MKPAFLQTNRTESVKSWRFRQLMNWYPMYFGTGGKILFWSGDWREVHLRLRRNVWTYNYVGTIFGGSMFAAADPFYMLMLLRNLGTDYVVWDKTGSIRFRKPGRQTLYARFEITDEQLDTIRREVANNGQTEQTFKIDWVDSNGVVHAQIERLCYIADKQHYQERKNDNQKSRFQR; this is encoded by the coding sequence ATGAAACCAGCTTTTCTGCAAACCAATCGTACAGAATCGGTCAAATCCTGGCGATTTCGCCAGCTTATGAATTGGTATCCCATGTATTTTGGAACAGGTGGCAAAATCCTGTTCTGGTCGGGCGACTGGCGCGAGGTACACCTTCGCTTGCGTCGAAACGTGTGGACATACAACTACGTGGGCACCATTTTTGGCGGCAGCATGTTCGCAGCCGCCGATCCGTTCTACATGCTCATGTTATTGCGAAATCTGGGCACTGATTACGTAGTGTGGGATAAAACGGGCAGTATCCGGTTTCGGAAACCCGGACGCCAAACGCTTTATGCCCGCTTTGAAATTACGGACGAACAGCTTGATACCATTCGACGGGAGGTGGCAAATAATGGGCAAACCGAGCAAACGTTTAAAATCGACTGGGTAGATAGCAACGGCGTTGTTCATGCCCAAATTGAACGACTCTGCTACATTGCTGACAAGCAACACTATCAGGAACGGAAAAATGACAACCAGAAATCCCGATTTCAGCGCTAA
- a CDS encoding alpha/beta hydrolase produces the protein MTTEHHLTVQRTARYYTIGKLSDKTKNVWFCLHGFGQLAQYFSRKFTNLDDGETLIVVPEGLSRSYLDGTYNRIGASWLTREDREHEISDFLAYLDALYVTVLDGRDTSQLHITLLGFSQGAATVCRWFGHSGGSGGPIRADRLILWAGYFPHGFHDLIDPVKLTAVETHYVYGQQDEYIALLADAQEFINRLQTEVPTLKITAFEGGHRVEPAVLKTLLTGFEATT, from the coding sequence ATGACGACCGAACATCACCTCACCGTTCAGCGAACGGCCCGTTATTACACAATAGGCAAGCTAAGCGATAAGACAAAAAATGTCTGGTTTTGCCTGCATGGCTTCGGCCAACTGGCGCAGTATTTCAGTCGAAAATTTACGAATCTGGATGACGGAGAAACGCTGATTGTTGTGCCGGAGGGGTTATCCCGTTCTTACCTTGACGGTACGTATAACCGAATCGGGGCATCGTGGCTAACGCGCGAAGATCGGGAACACGAAATCAGCGATTTTCTGGCTTATCTGGACGCGCTCTATGTTACTGTCCTGGATGGTCGCGACACCTCGCAACTTCATATTACCTTATTGGGCTTCTCACAGGGAGCAGCCACCGTCTGCCGGTGGTTCGGTCATAGCGGTGGATCTGGCGGTCCTATTCGTGCTGACCGGCTGATTTTATGGGCAGGCTATTTCCCACATGGTTTTCATGACCTGATTGATCCGGTCAAATTAACGGCCGTTGAAACACATTATGTGTATGGCCAACAGGACGAATACATTGCCCTGCTAGCCGATGCACAAGAGTTCATAAACCGATTACAAACGGAAGTACCGACCTTAAAAATAACTGCGTTTGAGGGCGGGCATCGGGTAGAGCCAGCCGTATTAAAAACCTTACTGACGGGTTTTGAAGCGACGACGTAA
- a CDS encoding carboxypeptidase-like regulatory domain-containing protein has translation MKSEEAGRFCDRCQKTVIDFTSMSDQQIVAYFATAEQHVCGRFTANQLNRNLVSTPTSPTNSITQRWLGLIATGLISWSTAHGQSGRLPEPNEPVSESIRQESTVKTVTPPTLVNETIDSVWVIEGRVAEKNGDQPLPGVNVFVKDIAKGTSTDAAGLFKLTLSDYQPDKLVLTISSVGFIAQEITMTATSKRQLTIALAEDSAMLDEVVYIGYATVQKKPTFIQKLRRRFKTRQ, from the coding sequence ATGAAAAGCGAAGAAGCAGGTCGTTTTTGTGATAGGTGTCAAAAAACGGTAATCGACTTTACCAGCATGAGCGATCAACAGATCGTCGCTTATTTTGCAACTGCGGAACAGCATGTATGTGGTCGATTTACAGCTAATCAGTTAAATCGAAATCTGGTAAGTACACCGACCTCACCAACCAACTCAATAACGCAGCGATGGTTGGGGCTCATAGCTACTGGATTAATAAGCTGGAGCACAGCGCATGGGCAGTCTGGTCGTTTGCCGGAGCCAAATGAACCAGTTTCTGAGAGCATCAGGCAAGAATCAACCGTCAAGACAGTTACTCCACCGACTTTGGTTAATGAGACTATTGATTCTGTTTGGGTTATTGAAGGTCGGGTTGCAGAAAAAAACGGCGACCAACCCTTGCCCGGTGTCAATGTGTTTGTAAAAGATATAGCTAAAGGAACCTCAACTGATGCCGCTGGCCTATTTAAACTTACTCTTTCTGATTATCAGCCTGACAAACTCGTTCTGACTATTAGTAGTGTCGGGTTTATTGCCCAGGAAATAACGATGACTGCAACAAGTAAGAGGCAACTGACTATTGCTCTTGCCGAAGATTCAGCAATGCTGGACGAAGTAGTCTACATAGGCTATGCGACGGTCCAGAAAAAGCCAACATTCATTCAAAAGTTACGTCGTCGCTTCAAAACCCGTCAGTAA
- a CDS encoding SDR family oxidoreductase, translating into MAKTIFITGASSGIGKAAVILFASHGWNVAATMRNPQNETELQQYPAIKVYALDVTQTDSVNQAVAQALADFQQIDVLLNNAGYGLAGPLETASEEKIMDQFNTNVFGVMRTIKALLPAFRQAGGGTIINITSIGGLVGLPFNSIYHATKFGLDGMSESLNYELRPFGIRVKIVAPGGVITDFATRSLKRTVDGPSVYDASLEKVFAAFGKNSSGYSTAEQIAEVIYQAATDDTDQIRYVAGQDAQGTYNAWKGMSNEDFFSMINQRFGLSE; encoded by the coding sequence ATGGCAAAGACTATTTTTATAACGGGCGCGTCGTCAGGCATCGGAAAGGCAGCGGTCATACTATTTGCCAGCCACGGCTGGAATGTGGCGGCTACCATGCGCAATCCGCAAAACGAAACGGAACTGCAACAATATCCAGCCATCAAGGTCTACGCACTGGATGTAACGCAGACAGATAGCGTTAATCAGGCGGTTGCGCAGGCATTAGCCGATTTTCAACAGATTGATGTGCTGCTCAATAATGCGGGCTACGGGTTGGCCGGACCACTGGAAACGGCTTCTGAAGAGAAGATCATGGATCAGTTCAACACCAATGTGTTTGGTGTCATGCGCACCATCAAGGCGCTATTGCCTGCTTTCCGGCAAGCGGGCGGTGGTACGATCATCAATATTACGTCTATTGGAGGATTGGTTGGGTTGCCGTTCAATTCAATTTATCATGCTACCAAATTCGGGCTGGATGGTATGTCTGAGTCGCTGAACTATGAGTTACGTCCCTTTGGTATCCGGGTTAAAATTGTGGCTCCGGGTGGTGTGATTACTGATTTTGCTACCCGTTCGCTGAAACGAACAGTGGACGGCCCGAGTGTGTATGACGCGAGTCTCGAAAAGGTATTCGCAGCTTTTGGCAAGAACTCGTCTGGCTACTCAACCGCCGAACAAATTGCCGAGGTAATTTATCAGGCCGCCACCGACGACACCGACCAAATTCGTTATGTGGCCGGACAAGATGCACAGGGTACCTATAACGCCTGGAAGGGCATGAGTAATGAAGACTTCTTTTCGATGATCAACCAGCGATTCGGGTTAAGTGAGTAA
- a CDS encoding SDR family NAD(P)-dependent oxidoreductase: MSRIALITGATSGIGRATAKAFADLSYRLILCGRRQDRLSELTDELGGQTTVTTLNFDVRDWADVNDAISTLPDEWKAIDILVNSAGNAHGMSAIQDGEPADWDQMIDGNVQGLLYVSKAVMPGMVSRQRGHIVNLSSVAGKQTYANGAVYCASKAAVEALSTGMRLDLTQHGIKVTNIAPGAVETEFSVVRFKGDTERAAKVYEGFAPLTADDIADSIVYAVTAPANVTIADMTILASAQSAATTINRK; encoded by the coding sequence ATGTCTCGTATTGCTCTCATTACCGGTGCCACCTCTGGCATAGGCCGCGCTACGGCTAAGGCCTTTGCCGACCTCAGTTATCGGCTTATTCTTTGCGGTCGTCGGCAGGATCGTCTAAGTGAGCTGACCGATGAACTTGGTGGGCAAACCACCGTGACTACGCTCAACTTCGATGTACGCGACTGGGCAGACGTTAATGACGCCATCAGCACACTACCCGATGAGTGGAAAGCCATTGATATTCTGGTCAATAGTGCAGGCAATGCGCATGGTATGTCGGCTATTCAGGATGGCGAACCTGCGGATTGGGATCAGATGATCGACGGCAATGTGCAGGGATTGCTTTATGTGTCGAAGGCGGTTATGCCGGGTATGGTATCCCGCCAGCGGGGGCATATTGTCAACTTGAGTTCGGTGGCAGGTAAGCAAACCTATGCCAATGGCGCCGTCTATTGCGCCAGCAAAGCCGCTGTCGAAGCCCTCAGTACAGGCATGCGGCTTGACCTGACTCAGCATGGTATCAAAGTGACCAACATTGCACCGGGTGCCGTTGAAACGGAGTTTTCGGTCGTGCGCTTTAAAGGCGATACCGAACGGGCCGCCAAAGTCTACGAGGGGTTTGCTCCCCTCACCGCCGACGATATCGCGGATTCAATTGTATATGCCGTAACCGCTCCCGCCAATGTCACCATTGCCGATATGACCATTCTCGCTTCGGCCCAGTCGGCAGCTACAACGATAAACCGGAAGTGA
- a CDS encoding glycosyltransferase family 2 protein, with protein MLPAFSVVIPTYKQPALLLKCLDALGRQRLAHDQFEIIVVDEGNSPETEAAVLLFAKQIARDSARIEVRYLGQPERRGSAAARNRGWRAARGHLIAFTDDDCLPEPTWLSSALTCFQRGAQVLSGQLRVLLPNQPTPLDRTATFLKRAEFIASNCFCRKATLERVGGFEEAFDIDWREDSDLQFKFIQAGIPIGKCPEAIVVYPIRPYPWYGLLQDERNNSYDALLYKRHPGLFRERIPSYRRQILRYYASVISIVIALIGGFTGQVNIAITGLLIWAILSADLVVHRLPNSPLTWLTLKHAVLMALATPFLSVYWRLYGAIKYRVLYL; from the coding sequence ATGTTACCTGCATTTTCAGTTGTTATCCCAACGTATAAGCAGCCCGCTTTACTGCTAAAATGCCTTGACGCCCTGGGTCGTCAACGGCTTGCCCATGATCAATTTGAGATTATTGTCGTTGATGAAGGCAACTCACCCGAAACCGAAGCGGCTGTTTTACTCTTCGCCAAACAAATAGCCCGCGACAGTGCCCGAATTGAGGTTCGCTACCTGGGCCAACCCGAACGACGTGGATCGGCAGCGGCCCGAAATAGGGGCTGGCGGGCAGCCCGTGGGCACCTTATCGCCTTTACCGACGATGATTGTCTGCCGGAGCCAACATGGCTTTCATCAGCTCTAACCTGTTTTCAGCGAGGAGCCCAGGTTCTGAGTGGACAATTACGCGTTTTATTACCCAACCAGCCCACACCGCTCGACCGTACGGCCACATTTCTTAAACGTGCCGAATTTATAGCCTCGAACTGCTTTTGCCGAAAAGCAACACTGGAGCGTGTCGGTGGATTCGAAGAAGCCTTTGATATTGACTGGCGGGAAGATAGTGACCTGCAATTCAAGTTTATTCAGGCCGGAATTCCCATCGGGAAATGTCCCGAAGCGATTGTCGTTTATCCTATTCGCCCATATCCCTGGTATGGTCTTCTTCAGGACGAGCGAAATAACAGTTACGACGCGTTATTGTACAAACGCCATCCGGGGCTGTTTCGGGAGCGGATTCCGAGCTATCGGCGGCAAATACTCCGCTATTATGCCTCGGTGATAAGCATAGTCATTGCCCTGATTGGTGGGTTCACCGGTCAGGTAAACATAGCGATTACAGGGTTACTCATTTGGGCCATTCTATCGGCAGATCTGGTTGTACATCGTTTACCAAACTCGCCTTTAACCTGGCTCACGCTTAAGCACGCCGTATTGATGGCTCTCGCAACACCGTTCTTATCGGTTTACTGGCGACTCTATGGAGCCATAAAATACCGGGTGCTGTACCTGTAG
- a CDS encoding 3-dehydroquinate synthase, which translates to MDHLHQTFSVRFTYSVYFTEQLFDSTNSLLADFFSQQATAETRKKLLVVIDSGVVSTHPNLPATITSYFSQHADSVELVTDFLILPGGEIAKNDPDSVEKIVDAVDRHGIDRHSYVAAIGGGSVLDLVGYAAAISHRGIRHIRIPTTVLSQNDSGVGVKNGVNYKGKKNFLGTFVPPVAVFNDSQFLTTLDERDWRAGVSEAVKVALIKDKAFFEWIEQNAEALAARDMTAMQYLVHRCADMHLQHIAGGDPFEMGSSRPLDFGHWSAHKLEQLTNFEIRHGEAVAIGIAMDSLYSQQLGWLSETDTNRILTTLRTLGFVLYQPMLDADNSAGVLKGLSEFREHLGGQLTIMLLKDLGRGVEVHEMDADRIRQAIATLREQESLTLQPALSGQ; encoded by the coding sequence ATGGATCACCTGCATCAAACTTTTAGCGTTCGGTTTACATACAGCGTTTATTTCACCGAGCAGCTTTTCGATAGTACGAATTCCTTACTCGCCGATTTTTTCAGCCAACAAGCTACTGCCGAGACGCGAAAAAAACTTCTGGTTGTCATTGATTCGGGCGTTGTATCAACGCACCCGAACTTACCGGCTACCATTACATCATACTTTTCTCAACACGCTGACTCCGTTGAGCTTGTAACTGACTTTCTCATTCTACCGGGGGGCGAAATAGCCAAAAATGACCCTGATTCTGTTGAGAAAATTGTCGACGCCGTTGATCGACATGGTATTGATCGGCACTCGTATGTTGCGGCTATTGGGGGCGGTTCGGTGCTTGACCTGGTTGGTTATGCAGCGGCCATCTCGCACCGTGGTATTCGACACATCCGCATTCCAACAACCGTACTTTCGCAGAACGACTCGGGAGTTGGCGTTAAAAATGGCGTCAATTATAAGGGAAAGAAAAACTTTCTGGGAACATTTGTTCCTCCCGTGGCCGTCTTCAACGATAGTCAGTTTTTAACAACACTCGATGAACGTGACTGGCGGGCGGGTGTATCGGAAGCCGTGAAAGTGGCACTCATCAAAGACAAGGCTTTTTTCGAGTGGATCGAGCAAAACGCCGAAGCACTTGCTGCCCGCGATATGACAGCGATGCAATACCTTGTTCATCGGTGCGCCGACATGCACCTCCAGCATATTGCGGGTGGCGATCCGTTTGAAATGGGATCGTCGAGACCATTGGATTTTGGCCATTGGAGCGCCCACAAACTGGAACAACTCACCAACTTCGAGATTCGTCACGGCGAGGCAGTTGCCATTGGTATTGCCATGGACAGTCTCTACTCGCAGCAACTCGGCTGGCTCTCCGAAACCGATACAAACCGTATTCTGACTACCCTCCGAACGCTTGGCTTTGTCCTTTACCAGCCTATGCTCGACGCCGACAATAGTGCGGGTGTCCTGAAAGGACTTTCTGAATTCAGGGAACATCTGGGCGGGCAATTGACAATCATGCTGCTCAAAGATCTGGGTCGGGGTGTCGAAGTCCACGAGATGGATGCCGACCGCATTCGGCAGGCAATTGCCACCTTGCGAGAACAGGAGTCCTTAACGCTTCAACCAGCTTTATCAGGCCAGTAA
- the eboE gene encoding metabolite traffic protein EboE — MKTLIGHLGYCTNIHPGETWTDHFAALQQAVPELKQRLSPNQAFGLGLRLSNIASEELEIPENLIAFQHWLAQNDCYVFTMNGFPFGGFHDTVVKDQVHTPDWTTEARVEYTKRLFRILSVLLPVDELGNPIQGGVSTSPLSYRHWFEWEQPAARDYILSQTTQNILEVVADLIRLHHQTDRLMHLDLEPEPDGVIETADEFISWFTDYLLPMGIEQLTEEFRLTDEEAEAAICEHVRLCYDVCHFAVDYERPAEVLDKLKNYGLRVGKIQISAALKAEFPTDPEERETVRQAFEEFNEPTYLHQVVARTNYGELLRFPDLPEALAALNDTHAEWRAHFHVPLFVSDYGVLKSTQDDIREVLRLQSDRMFTNQLEVETYTWGVLPNELKKELVDSIEREMKWVQQFSSNTTSETDS, encoded by the coding sequence ATGAAAACTCTCATCGGCCACCTGGGTTACTGTACCAATATTCATCCGGGCGAAACCTGGACAGATCACTTTGCGGCCCTTCAACAGGCTGTTCCCGAATTAAAACAGCGACTGTCGCCGAATCAGGCTTTTGGGCTGGGCCTGCGTCTGTCAAATATAGCCAGTGAAGAACTGGAAATTCCCGAAAACCTGATAGCCTTTCAGCACTGGCTGGCTCAAAACGACTGTTACGTATTCACAATGAACGGTTTCCCGTTTGGCGGATTTCACGATACGGTTGTAAAAGATCAGGTTCACACACCCGACTGGACAACCGAAGCACGGGTTGAATATACCAAACGGCTGTTTCGAATTTTATCCGTTTTGTTACCGGTCGATGAACTCGGCAATCCCATTCAGGGTGGTGTTTCGACTTCGCCCCTCTCCTACCGTCATTGGTTTGAGTGGGAGCAACCAGCCGCCCGCGACTATATATTGTCGCAGACGACGCAAAACATTCTCGAAGTGGTGGCCGATCTAATTCGGCTACACCATCAAACCGATCGTCTGATGCACCTCGATCTGGAACCCGAACCAGACGGCGTAATCGAAACCGCCGACGAGTTTATCAGCTGGTTTACAGACTACCTGCTGCCGATGGGCATTGAGCAACTAACCGAAGAGTTCAGGCTGACCGATGAAGAAGCCGAAGCCGCTATTTGCGAACACGTTCGGTTATGCTACGATGTTTGTCATTTTGCGGTGGATTACGAACGCCCGGCGGAGGTACTTGATAAACTGAAAAATTACGGCTTGCGTGTCGGTAAAATTCAGATCAGTGCCGCTTTAAAAGCTGAGTTTCCAACGGATCCCGAAGAGCGGGAGACTGTTCGACAGGCATTTGAGGAGTTCAACGAACCAACCTATTTGCACCAGGTGGTGGCTAGAACCAACTATGGCGAATTGCTTCGTTTTCCGGATTTACCGGAAGCGCTGGCCGCCCTGAACGACACGCATGCCGAGTGGCGGGCTCATTTTCATGTGCCCCTTTTCGTGTCCGATTATGGCGTACTCAAGTCTACACAGGATGACATTCGGGAAGTTCTCCGGTTGCAGTCCGATCGTATGTTCACGAATCAACTGGAAGTCGAAACCTATACCTGGGGCGTGCTGCCCAATGAGTTGAAAAAAGAGTTAGTTGACTCGATAGAACGAGAAATGAAGTGGGTTCAACAATTTTCGTCAAACACAACAAGCGAAACGGATTCGTAA
- a CDS encoding alkaline phosphatase family protein has protein sequence MKKTVVLDVVGLSYSLIGEHTPFLKQWFASKHQATIDPMLPALTTSVQSTYVTGKWPSETGIVGNGWYDRTDSEVKFWKQSNKLVAGEKIWERAKQIDPAFTVSKMFWWYNMYSSADYSATPRPQYPSDGMKIADCYTQPADLRDRLQQELGTFPLFQFWGPATTIKSSRWIADASMLVDKWHNPTLTLIYLPHLDYCLQKSGQDFSKIANDLREIDDVCRDLIQYYEKQGAEVIVLSEYGITSVSKPIHINRILREAGMIRYREERGLEVFDAGASPAFATPDHQIAHVYINDASVFDKVRALLEKTPGIELVLDKEQQKKYHIDHERSGDLVVVADADSWFTYYYWLDDARAPDYARLVAIHQKPGYDPAEMFMDQTNPLIKLKAGYKLGRKLLGFRYLMNVISLDATLVKGSHGRLGAAPEYHPVFVSSQNVGKTLSAIDVYDKIWETLSIEIPAKQTS, from the coding sequence ATGAAAAAGACCGTAGTACTCGACGTTGTAGGCTTATCGTATTCGCTCATTGGCGAACACACGCCTTTCCTGAAACAGTGGTTTGCCAGCAAGCACCAGGCCACTATCGACCCCATGCTCCCGGCCCTGACAACGTCGGTACAATCTACTTACGTAACCGGCAAATGGCCCAGCGAAACGGGCATTGTTGGCAACGGCTGGTATGACCGTACCGACTCGGAAGTGAAGTTCTGGAAACAGTCCAACAAGCTGGTGGCGGGCGAGAAAATCTGGGAACGGGCCAAACAGATCGATCCTGCGTTTACGGTGTCAAAAATGTTCTGGTGGTACAACATGTACTCCTCTGCCGATTATTCGGCTACACCTCGGCCGCAGTATCCGTCAGACGGGATGAAGATAGCCGATTGCTACACCCAACCTGCCGATCTACGCGACCGGCTTCAGCAGGAACTGGGCACCTTTCCGTTGTTTCAATTCTGGGGACCCGCTACCACCATCAAAAGCAGTCGCTGGATTGCCGATGCCTCGATGCTGGTCGACAAGTGGCACAACCCAACCCTCACGCTGATCTACCTGCCTCACCTGGATTATTGTCTCCAGAAGTCAGGACAGGATTTTTCGAAAATCGCCAATGACCTGCGCGAAATCGACGACGTTTGCCGCGACCTGATTCAGTACTACGAAAAGCAGGGTGCCGAAGTCATTGTACTGTCGGAATACGGCATTACAAGCGTGAGTAAACCCATTCACATAAACAGGATCCTGCGCGAAGCCGGGATGATTCGCTACCGCGAAGAACGCGGCCTGGAGGTATTCGACGCCGGTGCTTCGCCCGCTTTCGCCACCCCCGACCATCAGATTGCCCATGTGTACATCAATGATGCTTCGGTTTTTGATAAGGTGCGTGCCCTGCTCGAAAAAACACCCGGCATTGAGCTGGTACTGGATAAAGAACAACAGAAGAAATACCACATCGACCACGAACGCTCCGGCGATCTGGTTGTGGTTGCCGATGCCGATAGCTGGTTTACCTATTACTATTGGCTCGATGATGCCCGTGCCCCCGACTACGCCCGTTTGGTGGCCATCCACCAGAAGCCCGGCTACGACCCAGCCGAAATGTTCATGGATCAGACGAATCCGCTTATCAAGCTAAAAGCGGGCTATAAATTAGGCCGTAAACTTCTTGGCTTCCGCTACCTGATGAACGTGATTTCGCTGGATGCTACGCTGGTAAAAGGATCGCATGGCCGCCTGGGTGCAGCTCCCGAGTATCACCCTGTTTTTGTGAGCAGCCAGAACGTGGGCAAAACCCTGTCGGCTATTGATGTGTACGATAAAATCTGGGAAACGCTATCTATAGAAATTCCGGCAAAACAGACGAGTTAA